The following proteins are encoded in a genomic region of Streptomyces gobiensis:
- a CDS encoding glycine--tRNA ligase, with protein MAADKIDTIVSLSKRRGFVYPCSEIYGGQRAAWDYGPLGVELKENIKRQWWRSMVTSREDVVGIDSSVILASEVWQASGHVATFTDPLTECTSCHKRFRADHLEEAYEAKHGRLPQNGLADINCPHCGNKGGFTEPKQFSGLLATHLGPTQDSGSVAYLRPETAQGIFTNFAAVQQTSRKKPPFGIAQMGKSFRNEITPGNFIFRTREFEQMEMEFFVKPGEDEKWHEYWMEQRWNWYRDLGLQEANIRWYDHPKEKLSHYSKRTADIEYRFSFGGSEWGELEGVANRTDFDLSAHAAASGQDLSYFDQEAGERWTPYVIEPAAGVGRAMLAFMLDAYIEDEAPNAKGKMEKRTVMRLDPRLAPVKVAVLPLSRNEKLSPKARGLAEALRKHWNIEFDDAGAIGRRYRRQDEIGTPFCVTVDFDTLDDNAVTVRERDTMKQERVSLDQIESYLGGRLIGC; from the coding sequence GTGGCCGCCGACAAGATCGACACCATCGTCAGCCTCAGCAAGCGCCGTGGCTTCGTCTACCCCTGCAGCGAGATCTACGGCGGCCAGCGAGCCGCCTGGGACTACGGACCGCTGGGCGTGGAGCTCAAGGAGAACATCAAGCGTCAGTGGTGGCGCTCGATGGTCACCTCACGGGAAGACGTGGTCGGTATCGACTCGTCGGTGATCCTGGCTTCCGAGGTCTGGCAGGCGTCCGGCCACGTCGCCACGTTCACCGACCCGCTCACCGAGTGCACCTCCTGCCACAAGCGGTTCCGCGCGGACCACCTGGAGGAGGCCTACGAGGCAAAGCACGGGCGCCTCCCCCAGAACGGTCTCGCCGACATCAACTGCCCGCACTGCGGCAACAAGGGCGGCTTCACCGAGCCCAAGCAGTTCTCGGGTCTCCTCGCCACGCACCTCGGCCCGACCCAGGACTCCGGCTCGGTGGCCTACCTCCGCCCGGAGACCGCCCAGGGCATCTTCACCAACTTTGCCGCCGTGCAGCAGACTTCGCGCAAGAAGCCGCCGTTCGGCATCGCCCAGATGGGCAAGTCCTTCCGGAACGAGATCACTCCGGGCAACTTCATCTTCCGCACCCGCGAGTTCGAGCAGATGGAGATGGAGTTCTTCGTCAAGCCGGGCGAGGACGAGAAGTGGCACGAGTACTGGATGGAGCAGCGCTGGAACTGGTACCGGGACCTCGGCCTCCAGGAGGCCAACATCCGCTGGTACGACCACCCCAAGGAGAAGCTCTCCCACTACTCCAAGCGCACGGCGGACATCGAGTACCGCTTCAGCTTCGGCGGCTCCGAGTGGGGTGAGCTGGAGGGTGTGGCCAACCGCACCGACTTCGACCTCTCCGCACACGCCGCGGCCTCCGGCCAGGACCTCTCCTACTTCGACCAGGAGGCGGGCGAGCGCTGGACGCCGTATGTCATCGAGCCCGCAGCCGGTGTGGGCCGGGCGATGCTCGCCTTCATGCTCGACGCGTACATCGAGGACGAGGCGCCGAACGCCAAGGGCAAGATGGAGAAGCGCACGGTGATGCGTCTCGACCCGCGGCTGGCGCCGGTCAAGGTCGCGGTGCTGCCGCTGTCCCGTAACGAGAAGCTGTCGCCGAAGGCCCGCGGTCTCGCGGAGGCGCTGCGCAAGCACTGGAACATCGAGTTCGACGACGCGGGCGCCATCGGCCGCCGCTACCGGCGCCAGGACGAGATCGGCACGCCGTTCTGTGTCACCGTCGACTTCGACACCCTCGACGACAACGCGGTGACCGTGCGTGAGCGCGACACCATGAAGCAGGAGCGGGTCTCGCTCGACCAGATCGAGTCCTACCTGGGCGGCCGCCTCATCGGCTGCTGA
- the tgmB gene encoding ATP-grasp ribosomal peptide maturase codes for MPILMIAAKDDWPTDRVVKVLTDRGAEVFRMDTADFPQELTLAGRIETRRGWTGGLTTSHRAIDLAEVESVYYRAPNAFDLPATMSGPERRFAAAQARAGLGGIISALDCRWVSHPAAMSRAEYKPLQLATAQACGLAIPPTLITNSSDAARAFVGDVGGRVVCKPVASPVFAEGGQVKTVYTRRLTEDDLDDLRGIDTTAHLFQAWVDKAYEVRLTVVGDRLFAAEVHAGSEAAYTDWRSDYSSLTYRVAATPDDVAEGVRRYMDRLGLRFAALDFIVGPDGIWWYLEANPCGQWDWIQHATGLPIAEGIADELQGVPA; via the coding sequence ATGCCCATCCTCATGATCGCGGCCAAGGACGATTGGCCCACCGACCGTGTCGTCAAGGTGCTCACGGACCGAGGAGCGGAGGTCTTCCGTATGGACACCGCCGACTTCCCGCAAGAGCTCACCCTTGCCGGGCGGATCGAGACCCGGCGAGGGTGGACGGGCGGTCTCACCACCTCGCACCGCGCCATCGACCTCGCTGAGGTCGAGTCGGTCTACTACCGAGCCCCGAACGCTTTCGATCTGCCCGCGACGATGTCTGGGCCGGAGCGCCGGTTCGCCGCAGCTCAGGCCCGCGCCGGTCTTGGCGGGATCATCTCGGCTCTCGACTGCCGGTGGGTCTCCCATCCCGCCGCGATGTCGCGCGCTGAGTACAAGCCGCTTCAGCTCGCCACCGCCCAGGCCTGCGGCCTGGCCATCCCCCCGACGCTGATCACCAACAGCTCGGACGCGGCCCGAGCGTTCGTCGGCGATGTCGGGGGCCGGGTCGTCTGCAAGCCGGTCGCCTCTCCCGTGTTCGCCGAAGGCGGTCAGGTCAAGACGGTCTACACCCGGCGCCTCACTGAGGACGACCTGGACGACTTGCGCGGCATCGACACGACCGCGCATCTGTTCCAGGCGTGGGTCGATAAGGCGTACGAGGTGCGGCTAACCGTCGTCGGCGACCGGCTGTTCGCCGCGGAGGTCCACGCGGGCAGCGAAGCCGCTTACACGGACTGGCGCAGCGACTACTCCTCCCTTACCTACCGCGTCGCTGCGACCCCGGACGATGTCGCCGAGGGCGTGCGGCGCTACATGGACCGTCTCGGTCTGCGCTTTGCCGCCCTCGACTTCATCGTTGGCCCCGACGGAATCTGGTGGTATTTGGAGGCCAATCCGTGTGGGCAGTGGGATTGGATTCAGCACGCCACCGGTCTACCCATCGCGGAAGGCATCGCCGATGAGCTTCAAGGAGTCCCCGCATGA
- a CDS encoding NUDIX domain-containing protein, whose product MARRDYEDDPNAPEANSLVPAASTIVVNDSGRVLLQRRTDNNMWALPGGAMNLGESLPDCARRETREETGLEVELTGIVGTYTNPGHVFAYDDGEVRQEFSICFLARAIGGHLAVSDESTDVRWFTPEEVESLPMVASIRKRVNDWLEGKIPALR is encoded by the coding sequence GTGGCTAGGCGCGATTATGAGGACGACCCGAACGCCCCAGAAGCAAACAGCTTGGTCCCCGCTGCCTCAACTATCGTCGTAAACGACTCTGGGCGCGTCCTGCTACAGCGACGGACCGACAACAACATGTGGGCTCTTCCAGGTGGCGCCATGAACCTTGGGGAATCCCTCCCTGACTGCGCAAGGCGAGAAACACGTGAGGAAACCGGGCTTGAAGTTGAACTGACGGGGATCGTCGGAACCTACACCAATCCGGGGCACGTCTTCGCCTACGATGATGGTGAGGTGCGTCAAGAGTTCTCAATCTGCTTTCTTGCCCGGGCAATTGGCGGGCATCTGGCTGTCTCGGATGAATCAACAGACGTCCGCTGGTTCACTCCCGAAGAGGTTGAGTCACTGCCCATGGTTGCCAGCATTCGGAAGCGCGTAAATGACTGGCTGGAAGGAAAAATCCCTGCCTTGCGCTGA
- a CDS encoding GNAT family N-acetyltransferase, translated as MSVDLLTTSYYTGERLAEIRGTILDVYADVYADEIATNPFFSMERFEERLESHVSAGGWGCVIAEVDTEVTGFTYGFTARDDASRFKLCENMLREKWRGRGISHVMHDELMSHRQEERAELLVRRERPGLRALYESWGYELAGEKLPFPDSPMYDVMVLDLR; from the coding sequence ATGTCCGTAGATCTTCTGACGACCAGCTACTACACCGGCGAGCGGCTGGCAGAGATCCGCGGCACCATCCTGGACGTGTACGCCGACGTGTACGCGGACGAAATCGCAACCAACCCGTTCTTCTCCATGGAGCGCTTCGAGGAACGTCTGGAAAGCCATGTGTCCGCCGGTGGCTGGGGCTGCGTGATTGCCGAGGTCGACACCGAAGTAACAGGCTTCACTTACGGATTCACCGCGCGCGATGACGCCAGCAGGTTCAAGCTGTGCGAGAACATGCTCCGCGAGAAGTGGCGCGGGCGGGGCATCTCCCACGTGATGCATGACGAATTGATGAGCCACCGGCAGGAGGAACGTGCCGAGCTGCTGGTGCGCCGGGAGCGTCCGGGTCTCCGGGCTCTGTACGAGAGCTGGGGGTATGAGCTGGCTGGCGAGAAGCTTCCCTTCCCGGACTCGCCGATGTACGACGTGATGGTACTCGACCTGCGCTGA
- a CDS encoding metal ABC transporter ATP-binding protein, protein MGAPESVIALRGATASLGSRPVLRGVDLTVRHGEVVALLGANGSGKSTAVRAAIGQVPLTGGELELFGTPLRRFRDWRRVGYVPQRSTAASGVPATVREVVSAGRLARTRLRPLGRADRAAVDRALELVGMADRARDSVNALSGGQHQRVLIARALAGEPELLIMDEPLAGVDLVSQRVLADALREQVAGGVTVLLVLHELGPLAPLIDHSVVLRDGRVERVERPEQLHDLACHPQDTPTEAVGAPGAPQIETGLLT, encoded by the coding sequence ATGGGTGCACCGGAGTCCGTCATAGCCCTGCGTGGTGCCACCGCCTCGCTCGGCTCCAGGCCCGTGCTGCGCGGAGTCGATCTGACCGTGCGGCACGGCGAGGTCGTCGCGCTGCTCGGCGCCAATGGCTCCGGCAAGTCCACGGCCGTACGCGCGGCCATCGGACAGGTGCCGCTCACCGGCGGGGAGCTTGAGCTCTTCGGTACCCCGCTGCGCCGCTTCCGCGATTGGCGGCGCGTGGGGTACGTCCCCCAGCGCTCCACCGCCGCCAGCGGTGTCCCGGCGACCGTCCGTGAGGTGGTCTCCGCCGGGCGGCTGGCCCGTACCCGCCTCAGGCCACTCGGCCGGGCCGACCGGGCCGCCGTGGACAGGGCTCTGGAACTGGTCGGGATGGCCGACCGGGCCAGGGACTCGGTCAACGCGCTCTCCGGCGGCCAGCACCAGCGGGTGCTGATAGCCCGCGCGCTGGCCGGTGAACCCGAACTGCTGATCATGGATGAGCCGCTGGCCGGGGTGGACCTGGTCAGCCAGCGGGTCCTCGCTGACGCGCTGCGTGAGCAGGTCGCCGGTGGCGTCACGGTGCTGCTGGTGCTCCATGAGCTGGGCCCGCTCGCCCCGCTGATCGACCACTCGGTCGTACTGCGGGACGGCCGCGTCGAACGCGTCGAGCGCCCGGAGCAACTGCATGACCTGGCCTGCCACCCGCAGGACACTCCCACCGAAGCCGTCGGCGCCCCCGGGGCCCCGCAGATCGAGACCGGACTGCTGACATGA
- a CDS encoding isoprenyl transferase — protein MARRGMLSRQRRVSDDYAAPEPHSSGARPPEIPAELVPRHVAVVMDGNGRWAKERGLPRTEGHKMGEAVVMDVLKGCLELGVKNLSLYAFSTENWKRSPEEVRFLMNFNRDVIRRRRDQMDAMGVRIRWVGRMPKLWKSVVQELQIAQEQTKDNDAMTLYFCVNYGGRAEIADAAAAIAEDIRAGKLDPSKVNEKTFAKYLYYPDMPDVDLFVRPSGEQRTSNYLIWQSAYAEMVFQDVLWPDFDRRDLWRACLEYASRDRRFGGAKPNEAATPPAR, from the coding sequence ATGGCACGTCGCGGAATGCTGTCCCGGCAGCGTCGCGTGTCCGACGACTACGCGGCCCCCGAGCCGCACTCCTCCGGTGCGCGGCCGCCGGAGATCCCCGCCGAGCTGGTGCCCAGGCATGTGGCGGTCGTGATGGACGGCAACGGCCGCTGGGCCAAGGAGCGCGGGCTGCCGCGCACCGAGGGCCACAAGATGGGCGAGGCCGTCGTGATGGACGTCCTCAAGGGCTGCCTGGAGCTGGGCGTCAAGAACCTGTCCCTGTACGCCTTCTCCACCGAGAACTGGAAGCGCTCGCCGGAGGAGGTGCGCTTCCTGATGAACTTCAACCGCGATGTCATCCGCCGCCGCCGTGACCAGATGGACGCGATGGGTGTCCGGATCCGCTGGGTGGGGCGGATGCCGAAGCTGTGGAAGTCGGTCGTCCAGGAGCTCCAGATAGCTCAGGAGCAGACGAAGGACAACGACGCCATGACGCTGTACTTCTGCGTCAACTACGGCGGCCGGGCGGAGATCGCGGACGCGGCGGCGGCCATCGCCGAGGACATCCGGGCCGGAAAGCTCGACCCGTCGAAGGTCAACGAGAAGACCTTCGCCAAGTACCTCTACTACCCGGACATGCCGGATGTGGATCTGTTCGTACGGCCCTCCGGTGAGCAGCGCACCTCGAACTATCTGATATGGCAGAGCGCCTACGCCGAGATGGTCTTCCAGGATGTGCTGTGGCCGGACTTCGACCGCCGTGACCTGTGGCGGGCCTGCCTTGAGTACGCCTCCCGCGACCGCCGCTTCGGCGGCGCCAAGCCGAACGAGGCAGCCACGCCCCCGGCCCGCTGA
- a CDS encoding methyltransferase domain-containing protein produces MTHAVPLAPDEQRGLASLVDTLRTSGAIQSPAWADAFAAVPRHIFVPSPFEQVTDDSGVTSWLPLDAVGREPWLEAVYAADRTLVTSVDPKHGMPTSSSTLPSLMARMLEELEVEDGHRVLEIGTGTGYNAALLSARLGDRNVYSVDIDPELVEAAAAHLAVCGYRPHGAAADGREGFAAGAPFDRIIATCSVTSVPAAWLEQMRPGGLILADLETGIEHGLLRLTIEGRGQASGRFTRTTGRFMAARAGEKSYAERDAIAFAPTEGTRTSTVTSADYFGNYPFRLLLGTALPHVRFVYHREDGVVSIQLQHPDGSWARTPMPGQGEAGHVTFGGPQHLWDHVEALWRVWRDDHGSPDQTQVGLTIDGNGQCVWLGSPDGPTWRLPA; encoded by the coding sequence ATGACCCATGCCGTGCCCCTCGCTCCCGACGAGCAGCGCGGGCTCGCCTCCCTTGTCGATACCTTGCGGACATCTGGCGCCATCCAGTCTCCGGCCTGGGCTGATGCGTTCGCAGCTGTGCCCCGGCACATTTTTGTGCCCTCGCCCTTCGAGCAGGTCACGGACGACTCCGGGGTCACGTCCTGGTTGCCGCTGGACGCCGTCGGCCGCGAGCCGTGGCTGGAGGCCGTCTACGCCGCCGACCGCACGCTGGTCACCTCCGTCGACCCCAAGCACGGGATGCCCACATCTTCGAGCACCCTGCCGAGCCTGATGGCGCGGATGCTTGAAGAACTCGAGGTCGAGGACGGACACCGCGTTCTCGAAATCGGCACGGGGACCGGGTACAACGCGGCCCTGCTAAGCGCCCGACTCGGCGACCGGAACGTGTACTCCGTGGACATCGACCCCGAGCTGGTGGAGGCCGCAGCCGCGCACCTCGCGGTCTGCGGCTACCGCCCCCATGGGGCCGCCGCCGATGGCCGCGAGGGCTTCGCCGCTGGCGCACCCTTCGACCGGATCATTGCGACCTGCTCGGTCACGTCCGTTCCAGCCGCCTGGCTGGAGCAGATGCGGCCGGGCGGGCTGATCCTGGCCGATCTGGAGACCGGCATCGAGCATGGACTTCTACGCCTCACCATCGAGGGCCGCGGACAAGCCAGCGGCCGATTCACCCGGACAACGGGACGGTTCATGGCCGCCCGCGCCGGTGAGAAGTCCTACGCGGAGCGGGACGCCATCGCCTTCGCTCCCACCGAGGGCACGCGGACCAGCACGGTGACGTCGGCCGACTACTTCGGCAATTACCCGTTCCGGCTACTGCTTGGCACCGCTCTGCCTCACGTTCGCTTCGTCTACCACCGGGAAGACGGCGTGGTGTCGATCCAGCTCCAGCACCCCGACGGTTCCTGGGCGCGCACCCCGATGCCGGGCCAGGGGGAGGCCGGGCACGTCACCTTCGGCGGGCCACAGCATCTGTGGGACCACGTCGAGGCCCTGTGGCGGGTCTGGCGCGACGACCACGGCAGCCCCGACCAGACGCAGGTCGGCCTCACGATCGACGGTAACGGGCAGTGCGTGTGGCTCGGTAGCCCTGACGGGCCGACCTGGCGCCTGCCTGCCTGA
- a CDS encoding DUF2243 domain-containing protein — protein MAVSALIGVAVMAAVDEIVFHQILAWHHFYDRSTPTVGLLSDGLLHTGELLALVAGFVLYADLRRRQALAPDHALAGLFLGLGGFQLFDGIVDHKLLRVHQVRYGVDVTPYDLAWNATGLVLLAIGGVLAVRAVRRYRPASS, from the coding sequence ATGGCGGTCTCCGCGCTGATCGGCGTGGCGGTGATGGCCGCGGTCGATGAGATCGTCTTCCACCAGATTCTGGCCTGGCACCACTTCTACGACCGCTCCACTCCCACGGTGGGACTGCTCTCGGACGGTCTGCTGCACACCGGAGAGCTGCTGGCCCTGGTCGCCGGGTTCGTGCTGTACGCCGATCTGCGGCGCCGCCAGGCTCTGGCCCCTGACCACGCCCTCGCGGGGCTGTTCCTGGGACTGGGAGGCTTCCAGCTTTTCGACGGCATCGTGGACCACAAGCTGCTGCGTGTGCACCAAGTCCGCTACGGCGTCGATGTCACCCCTTATGACCTGGCGTGGAATGCCACGGGCCTGGTGCTGTTGGCCATCGGAGGAGTCCTGGCCGTACGGGCGGTACGCCGGTACCGGCCGGCATCCTCATGA
- a CDS encoding metal ABC transporter permease codes for MIELLDYAFMQRALLAALLVGIAAPAVGIYLVQRRQAIMGDGIGHVALTGVALGVLLNTNPVWMAVTVASAGAVVMELVRWYGKARGDIALAMLFYGGMAGGVMIINLAPNGSTANLTTFLFGAITTVSTADITAIVILSAFVLAVSLGLRRQLFAVCQDEEFARVTGLPVRLLNLLLAVTAAVTVTVAMRVVGLLLVSALMVIPVAAAQQATRGFALTLAFAIAIGVLVSLSGTVFSYYADVPPGASIVLLAITIFALVTALAAPFARKRAKTIARREAQGTLEEKAAAGV; via the coding sequence ATGATCGAGCTGCTCGACTACGCCTTTATGCAGCGGGCGCTGCTCGCCGCGCTGCTGGTCGGCATCGCCGCCCCGGCCGTCGGCATCTATCTGGTGCAGCGCCGCCAGGCGATCATGGGGGACGGCATCGGCCATGTCGCGCTGACCGGTGTGGCGCTGGGCGTGCTGCTGAACACCAACCCGGTGTGGATGGCGGTGACCGTCGCCTCGGCCGGTGCGGTCGTGATGGAGCTCGTCCGCTGGTACGGCAAGGCACGCGGCGATATCGCGCTCGCGATGCTCTTCTACGGCGGCATGGCGGGCGGCGTAATGATCATCAACCTGGCGCCCAATGGCTCCACCGCCAACCTCACCACCTTCCTCTTCGGCGCGATCACCACGGTCTCCACCGCCGACATCACGGCGATCGTGATCCTGTCGGCCTTCGTCCTCGCCGTCTCGCTGGGCCTGCGCAGACAGCTCTTCGCGGTCTGCCAGGACGAGGAGTTCGCCCGGGTCACCGGGCTGCCGGTGCGGTTGCTCAATCTGCTGCTGGCGGTCACCGCGGCGGTCACCGTCACCGTCGCCATGCGGGTCGTCGGCCTGCTGCTGGTCAGCGCGCTCATGGTGATCCCGGTCGCCGCGGCGCAGCAGGCCACCCGCGGCTTCGCGCTCACTCTGGCGTTCGCCATCGCCATCGGGGTGCTGGTCTCCCTCTCCGGCACGGTCTTCTCGTACTACGCCGATGTCCCGCCCGGCGCCAGCATCGTTCTGCTGGCTATAACGATCTTCGCGCTGGTCACCGCTCTCGCCGCCCCGTTCGCCCGAAAACGGGCGAAGACCATCGCGCGGCGGGAAGCACAGGGCACCCTGGAGGAGAAGGCGGCTGCCGGGGTGTAA
- a CDS encoding metal ABC transporter substrate-binding protein, whose product MNARRRPLIATTALAGLTTLGMLTLSACGGDGASTKSDGKLDVVASFYPMEFLATQIGGDHISVSTLTKPGVEPHDLELSPKQTARLGEADLIVYLKGLQPAIDTAIGQSGVRNIAEATSYTELEEHSTEVHGTDDHGDDHGDDHGGDEHDGHGHDDGVEDPHIWLDPVKYAEVAKGVGKAMEKADPDNAADYKKNTDELVSKLTSLDKEFKDGLKNTRTKTFITTHAAFGYLAERYGLDEEAVSGLDPESGPSAARMKQLHTVAEKEKVDTVFFETLTSDTTAKTLAKDLKLKTDVLDPIEGITGKSRGDDYFKVMRSNLKALEKALGAK is encoded by the coding sequence ATGAACGCTCGACGCCGTCCTCTCATAGCCACCACCGCCCTCGCCGGGCTCACCACTCTCGGGATGCTGACTCTCTCCGCATGCGGCGGTGACGGCGCGAGCACGAAGAGCGACGGCAAGCTGGATGTGGTCGCGTCCTTCTACCCTATGGAGTTCCTGGCCACGCAGATAGGCGGCGACCATATCTCGGTGAGCACCCTCACCAAGCCGGGTGTCGAACCGCACGATCTGGAGCTGAGCCCCAAGCAGACTGCCCGGCTCGGCGAGGCGGACCTGATCGTCTATCTCAAGGGACTGCAGCCCGCCATCGATACGGCGATCGGTCAGTCCGGCGTCCGGAACATCGCCGAGGCCACCTCCTACACCGAGCTGGAGGAGCACAGCACCGAGGTCCATGGCACCGACGACCACGGTGACGATCACGGTGACGATCACGGCGGCGACGAGCATGACGGCCACGGCCACGACGACGGAGTCGAGGACCCGCACATCTGGCTCGACCCGGTGAAGTACGCCGAGGTCGCCAAGGGCGTTGGCAAGGCGATGGAGAAGGCGGACCCGGACAACGCCGCCGACTACAAGAAGAACACCGATGAGCTGGTCTCCAAGCTCACCAGCCTGGACAAGGAGTTCAAGGACGGGCTGAAGAACACCAGGACCAAGACCTTCATCACCACGCACGCCGCCTTCGGATACCTCGCCGAGCGCTACGGACTCGATGAGGAGGCCGTCTCCGGCCTCGACCCCGAGTCCGGGCCCAGCGCGGCCCGGATGAAGCAGCTGCACACCGTCGCGGAGAAGGAGAAGGTCGACACCGTCTTCTTCGAAACGCTCACCAGCGACACGACGGCCAAGACCCTCGCCAAGGACCTGAAACTCAAGACCGACGTGCTGGACCCCATCGAGGGAATCACGGGCAAGTCCAGGGGTGATGACTACTTCAAGGTCATGCGCTCCAATCTCAAGGCCTTGGAGAAGGCGCTCGGCGCCAAGTGA
- a CDS encoding Fur family transcriptional regulator, with protein sequence MATAGPPVRGRSTRQRAAVAAALSEVEEFRSAQELHDMLKHRGDSVGLTTVYRTLQSLADAGEVDVLRTDEGESVYRRCSTDDHHHHLVCRRCGKAVEVEGPAVEKWADAIADEHGFVDVAHTVEIFGTCGECSAKK encoded by the coding sequence GTGGCGACCGCAGGTCCCCCCGTACGCGGCCGGTCAACCCGGCAGCGCGCCGCGGTGGCGGCTGCACTCAGTGAGGTCGAGGAGTTCCGCAGTGCGCAGGAGCTGCACGACATGCTCAAGCACCGCGGCGACTCCGTGGGTCTGACCACCGTGTACCGCACACTTCAGTCCCTCGCCGACGCGGGCGAGGTCGATGTGCTGCGTACCGACGAGGGCGAGTCCGTCTACCGCCGGTGCAGCACTGATGATCATCATCACCATCTTGTCTGCCGCCGCTGCGGCAAGGCCGTCGAGGTCGAGGGCCCGGCGGTGGAGAAGTGGGCCGATGCGATCGCCGACGAGCACGGCTTTGTCGATGTGGCGCACACCGTAGAGATCTTCGGAACCTGCGGTGAGTGCTCCGCGAAGAAGTAA
- a CDS encoding cytochrome c oxidase assembly protein: MTTAHVHPVPGLAELLTVTAALLAVTAYLLAALRLRRRGDAWPLARDASFTAGGTALAYAVLATLPGGPFTAHMVQHLIVGMAAPLLLVLARPLTLALRALPPGRVRRRLLSVAHSRPAAWLVFPPIAALLNIGGLWVLYRTPLLATAQHQPLAHAAVHAHVLTAGLLFTFAVCQLDPLRRRWNLTWRGATLLATGSAHAVLAKSLYATPPPGTAYTAADLHTGAQLMYYGGDLAELALAAALAAQWYGRGHQAGQPARTRQRATKRFA, translated from the coding sequence ATGACGACGGCCCACGTACACCCGGTCCCCGGTCTGGCAGAGCTGCTCACCGTCACAGCCGCGCTGCTGGCCGTCACCGCCTACCTGCTGGCCGCCCTGCGCCTGCGCCGCCGCGGCGACGCCTGGCCGCTGGCCCGGGACGCCTCGTTCACCGCTGGCGGCACCGCCCTGGCCTACGCGGTACTGGCCACGCTGCCGGGCGGGCCGTTCACCGCGCACATGGTCCAGCACCTGATCGTCGGCATGGCCGCTCCGCTGCTGCTGGTCCTCGCCCGCCCGCTCACCCTCGCCCTGCGCGCCCTGCCTCCCGGCCGGGTACGGCGGCGGCTGCTGAGCGTGGCGCACTCCCGGCCCGCCGCCTGGCTGGTGTTCCCGCCGATCGCGGCGCTGCTGAACATCGGCGGCCTGTGGGTCCTCTACCGCACCCCGTTGCTGGCCACCGCCCAGCACCAGCCTCTCGCGCACGCCGCGGTCCACGCCCATGTCCTGACCGCCGGTTTGCTGTTCACCTTCGCCGTGTGCCAGCTCGACCCGCTGCGCCGCCGCTGGAACCTCACATGGCGCGGCGCCACCCTGCTGGCCACCGGCTCCGCCCACGCGGTCCTCGCCAAGAGCCTCTACGCCACACCCCCGCCCGGCACCGCCTACACCGCCGCCGACCTGCACACTGGGGCCCAGCTGATGTACTACGGCGGCGACCTGGCCGAACTCGCTCTCGCCGCCGCACTCGCCGCCCAGTGGTACGGCAGAGGCCACCAGGCTGGACAGCCCGCACGGACTCGCCAACGGGCGACCAAGCGGTTCGCGTAA
- a CDS encoding Uma2 family endonuclease: MTVMLERPAMLERPTTIDVPDGSARFQALCRALLTMDVPDGFRAEIIGGNIVMSPWSKGYYHDIMDSIVDQLKPHAPMGHRVSYAPFLFAFPKQERGYGPDIHVASRSAFRTDKRYIDGEALSLVAELTSASTRDTDWDDKAPVYGKSGVPVYLLLDMQENAMTVFWSPSSRGYTSRLTVPFGEKVHIPAPFDCELDTSEFEAAPEQDDHSQAG, from the coding sequence ATGACAGTGATGCTTGAACGACCGGCGATGCTTGAACGACCGACGACGATAGACGTCCCCGACGGCTCAGCCCGCTTCCAGGCGCTGTGCCGGGCTCTGCTGACCATGGACGTGCCCGACGGCTTCCGGGCGGAAATCATCGGGGGAAACATCGTCATGTCGCCATGGTCGAAGGGCTACTACCACGACATCATGGATTCGATCGTCGATCAGCTGAAGCCGCACGCACCCATGGGGCACCGGGTCTCCTACGCCCCCTTCTTGTTCGCCTTTCCGAAGCAGGAAAGGGGCTACGGCCCCGATATCCACGTCGCCTCACGGAGCGCCTTCCGGACTGACAAGCGCTACATCGACGGTGAGGCGCTGTCCCTCGTGGCCGAGCTGACCTCGGCATCGACTCGCGACACGGACTGGGATGACAAGGCCCCCGTATACGGGAAGAGCGGCGTGCCGGTGTATCTGCTGCTCGACATGCAGGAGAACGCGATGACGGTGTTCTGGAGCCCTTCGTCGCGGGGCTACACCTCACGGCTGACGGTTCCGTTCGGCGAGAAGGTCCACATCCCGGCGCCGTTCGACTGTGAACTGGACACCTCGGAGTTCGAAGCCGCTCCCGAGCAGGACGATCACTCCCAAGCGGGCTGA